In the genome of Bacillus sp. S3, one region contains:
- the opp3b gene encoding oligopeptide ABC transporter permease, which yields MAKYILKRIIYMIITLLIVASVTFFLMKLMPGSPFKSFTKLNATQQQVLLDKYGLNDPIPVQYFKYMKNTVTGDLGISFQFNNTPVTTLLANRIGPSAILGLQAMVFGAIFGIFLGTIAALKQNTWVDYGSTFLAVVGKSIPSFIFAGLLQYYVAVKLGWFPVMLWRGPEYTVLPTIALAMFPISIAARFMRTEMIDVLGSDYITLAKAKGASRFQISIKHALRNALIPVVTVMGPLAVSLMTGSLVIEKIFGIPGLGEQFVKSIGSNDYPVIMGTTLLFSALFVVVILIVDILYGVIDPRIRLSGGKGK from the coding sequence AAGCTAATGCCAGGCAGCCCATTTAAAAGTTTTACAAAGCTTAATGCAACTCAACAACAAGTTTTGTTGGATAAGTACGGATTAAACGACCCAATCCCTGTTCAATATTTTAAATATATGAAAAATACGGTGACAGGTGATTTAGGGATTTCCTTCCAATTTAATAACACCCCTGTTACAACCCTTCTTGCTAACAGAATAGGTCCTTCAGCAATTTTAGGTTTGCAGGCAATGGTGTTTGGAGCAATTTTTGGAATATTTTTGGGCACCATTGCTGCACTAAAGCAAAACACCTGGGTTGATTATGGATCTACTTTCTTAGCTGTTGTTGGAAAATCCATTCCATCGTTTATTTTTGCTGGATTACTTCAGTATTATGTTGCAGTAAAGTTGGGCTGGTTTCCGGTCATGTTGTGGAGAGGCCCGGAATACACGGTTTTGCCGACAATAGCTCTCGCAATGTTCCCAATATCAATTGCTGCTAGGTTTATGCGTACTGAAATGATTGATGTATTGGGGTCTGATTACATCACTTTGGCAAAAGCAAAAGGCGCCAGCCGCTTTCAAATCAGTATAAAGCATGCCTTAAGAAATGCGTTGATTCCTGTTGTGACAGTCATGGGACCTTTGGCAGTCAGTCTAATGACCGGTTCACTCGTTATTGAAAAGATTTTTGGAATTCCCGGTTTGGGTGAACAATTTGTTAAATCCATTGGGTCAAATGATTATCCTGTCATAATGGGTACAACACTTTTATTTTCAGCTTTATTCGTTGTTGTTATTTTAATTGTTGATATACTCTACGGAGTGATCGATCCGCGTATTCGTCTTTCGGGGGGGAAAGGTAAATGA
- the opp3C gene encoding oligopeptide ABC transporter permease: protein MINKDSQILPDMFAPAHIDPSKSEKIAKPSLNFWQDSWLRVRKNKGAVVSIVILIILILMAFVGPMISPYEYDHQNTKHNNLPPRIQGLENIHWLPFDGTLERRNGTTYNAYEVRNIDAYYWFGTDLLGRDLFSRVWKGTQVSLFIAFMAALIDMLVGVAYGAISGYMGGRTDSILQRIIEVIVGIPNLIIVVLMILVMKPGIGPIIIALGITGWTSMARVVRAQVLKYKGQEFVLAAKTLGASDTSIVFKHMIPNMFGIIIINTMFSIPSAIFFEAFLSFIGLGLQEPHASLGTLVDDGFKSMVAFPYQMIIPSIMIALIMVCFNLVADGLRDALDPKMRD from the coding sequence ATGATTAACAAAGATTCTCAAATTTTACCAGACATGTTTGCACCCGCCCATATTGATCCATCAAAAAGCGAAAAAATTGCTAAGCCAAGTCTAAACTTTTGGCAGGATTCATGGCTTCGTGTTCGGAAGAATAAAGGAGCAGTTGTCAGCATAGTCATTCTGATAATCCTGATTTTGATGGCGTTTGTCGGACCAATGATTTCACCTTATGAGTACGATCATCAAAATACAAAGCATAACAACCTGCCGCCTCGTATTCAGGGATTGGAAAATATCCACTGGCTGCCTTTTGATGGAACGTTAGAAAGACGTAACGGAACAACATATAATGCCTATGAAGTAAGAAACATTGATGCTTATTATTGGTTTGGCACTGATCTTCTGGGACGAGACTTATTTTCCCGTGTTTGGAAGGGCACACAAGTATCCTTATTCATTGCTTTCATGGCGGCATTAATTGATATGTTGGTTGGTGTAGCATATGGTGCTATTTCCGGCTACATGGGCGGTCGTACCGATAGTATTTTGCAAAGGATTATAGAAGTTATTGTCGGAATCCCGAACCTGATAATTGTCGTATTAATGATACTTGTCATGAAGCCGGGGATTGGTCCAATTATCATCGCATTAGGTATTACTGGATGGACAAGTATGGCGCGTGTTGTCCGGGCACAGGTGTTGAAATATAAAGGTCAGGAATTTGTGCTGGCTGCTAAAACTTTGGGGGCATCGGACACTTCCATTGTCTTCAAACATATGATTCCGAACATGTTTGGTATCATTATTATTAATACAATGTTTTCGATCCCTAGCGCCATTTTCTTCGAAGCATTCTTGAGTTTTATTGGCTTGGGACTTCAAGAGCCACATGCATCATTAGGTACTTTGGTGGATGATGGATTTAAATCAATGGTGGCTTTTCCATATCAAATGATTATTCCATCCATAATGATTGCATTAATTATGGTATGTTTTAACTTGGTAGCTGATGGATTGCGTGATGCGCTGGATCCAAAAATGCGTGATTAG
- a CDS encoding ABC transporter ATP-binding protein, which produces MEKILQVKDLNISFHTFSGEVKAIRGISFDLLKGETLAIVGESGSGKSVTTKSIMRLLPEHNSEIKSGEILFNGKDLTKLTDKQMQKIRGHDISMIFQDPMTSLNPTMKIGNQIMEPLIKHQNMSKHTAKERAVELLKLVGIPKPEIRINQYPHQFSGGMRQRVVIAIALACNPQVLIADEPTTALDVTIQAQILELMKDLQKKIDTSIIFITHDLGVVANVADRVAVMYGGKIVEIGTADEIFYNPQHPYTWGLISSMPDMDTDDEELFSIPGTPPDLLDPPKGDAFAPRNPYAMKIDMEQEPPFFKVSDTHYAATWLLHPDAPKVEPPEAVKRRHSQYAGITGAASGAATLKKSRTPGMKEGK; this is translated from the coding sequence ATGGAGAAAATATTACAAGTAAAAGATTTAAATATATCGTTTCACACTTTTTCGGGAGAAGTGAAAGCTATTCGCGGAATCAGCTTTGATTTGTTAAAAGGAGAAACTTTAGCGATTGTTGGTGAGTCTGGATCGGGAAAATCTGTTACGACTAAATCGATAATGCGTTTATTACCGGAACACAATTCTGAAATAAAGAGCGGGGAAATCCTTTTTAATGGGAAAGACCTGACCAAGTTAACGGATAAACAAATGCAAAAAATCCGCGGCCATGATATCTCGATGATTTTTCAAGATCCAATGACTTCATTAAATCCAACGATGAAAATTGGAAACCAGATCATGGAGCCGCTTATTAAACATCAGAATATGAGCAAGCATACTGCGAAAGAAAGAGCCGTTGAATTATTAAAGCTGGTTGGGATTCCAAAACCGGAGATCCGCATCAATCAGTATCCGCATCAATTTTCCGGCGGGATGAGACAAAGGGTAGTAATTGCAATTGCTTTAGCATGTAATCCTCAAGTTCTGATCGCGGATGAACCTACAACAGCTCTTGACGTGACCATCCAGGCCCAAATTCTTGAGTTAATGAAGGACCTGCAAAAGAAAATCGATACTTCGATTATTTTTATTACTCATGATCTTGGTGTTGTTGCCAATGTTGCCGACCGTGTAGCGGTTATGTATGGCGGGAAAATTGTAGAAATAGGAACGGCGGATGAAATCTTCTATAATCCTCAACACCCGTATACATGGGGATTAATCAGCTCTATGCCGGACATGGATACAGATGATGAGGAATTATTCTCAATTCCAGGAACACCTCCTGATTTATTAGATCCTCCGAAGGGAGATGCATTTGCACCGCGTAACCCGTATGCAATGAAAATAGATATGGAGCAAGAGCCGCCATTCTTTAAGGTGTCTGATACCCATTATGCAGCAACTTGGCTATTGCATCCGGATGCTCCTAAAGTTGAACCGCCAGAGGCAGTTAAAAGGCGTCATAGCCAATATGCAGGTATAACGGGTGCAGCAAGCGGTGCTGCAACATTAAAAAAAAGTCGGACTCCTGGTATGAAGGAGGGAAAATAG
- a CDS encoding ABC transporter ATP-binding protein has translation MAEREKLLEIKSLKQYFNEGKPNEVKAVDNVSFDIYKGEVMGLVGESGCGKSTTGRTIIRLYDATGGEVLYDGVNVHGKKSKKQLKDFNRKMQMIFQDPYASLNPRLKIADVIAEGIDIHGLATSKADRMQQVYDLLETVGLNKEHANRYPHEFSGGQRQRIGIARALAVQPEFIIADEPISALDVSIQAQVVNLMKKLQKEKGLTYLFIAHDLSMVKYISDRIGVMYFGKMVELASADDLYKNPLHPYTQSLLSAIPSPDPISERTRKRKSYDPASHNYDKNEVIEFREVTPGHFVLCSEKEYKQYQAQSK, from the coding sequence ATGGCTGAGAGAGAAAAACTACTTGAAATTAAAAGTTTAAAGCAATATTTTAACGAAGGAAAGCCGAATGAAGTTAAGGCAGTCGATAACGTTTCCTTCGATATTTATAAGGGTGAAGTAATGGGGCTTGTAGGTGAGTCTGGCTGTGGTAAATCGACAACAGGCAGAACGATTATCCGCTTGTATGATGCCACCGGTGGGGAAGTTTTGTACGATGGTGTGAATGTACACGGTAAAAAGTCAAAAAAGCAATTGAAAGATTTTAATCGTAAAATGCAAATGATTTTCCAGGACCCGTATGCATCTTTAAACCCTAGATTGAAAATTGCTGATGTTATTGCCGAGGGAATTGATATCCATGGATTGGCAACATCAAAAGCGGATCGGATGCAGCAAGTATATGATCTCCTGGAAACTGTTGGGTTAAACAAGGAACATGCTAACAGGTATCCACATGAGTTCAGCGGCGGGCAGCGGCAGCGGATTGGCATTGCCCGTGCACTGGCTGTTCAGCCTGAATTCATTATTGCAGATGAACCAATTTCCGCTTTGGACGTTTCCATTCAAGCACAGGTTGTAAATCTAATGAAGAAGCTGCAAAAAGAGAAGGGTTTAACCTATCTATTTATTGCCCATGATCTTTCGATGGTTAAATACATTAGCGATCGTATCGGCGTAATGTATTTTGGAAAAATGGTGGAGCTTGCATCTGCGGATGACCTTTATAAAAATCCATTACATCCCTATACGCAATCGCTATTATCAGCGATTCCATCACCGGATCCGATCAGTGAGCGGACACGTAAACGTAAATCCTATGATCCGGCAAGTCATAATTATGATAAAAATGAGGTAATTGAATTCAGGGAAGTTACCCCAGGTCATTTTGTTCTTTGTTCGGAGAAAGAATATAAGCAATATCAAGCACAATCAAAATAA
- the spxA gene encoding transcriptional regulator SpxA, which produces MVTLYTSPSCTSCRKAKSWLEEHEIPYTERNIFSEPLSMEEIKAILRMTEDGTDEIISTRSKTFQKLDVNLDAMPLQDLFGLIKDNPGLLRRPIIIDEKRLQVGYNEDEIRRFLPRRVRTFQLREAQRMVN; this is translated from the coding sequence ATGGTAACACTATACACTTCACCAAGTTGTACATCATGTCGAAAAGCTAAATCATGGTTAGAAGAACATGAAATTCCATACACAGAGAGAAATATTTTCTCTGAACCATTATCAATGGAGGAAATAAAGGCAATTCTTCGAATGACGGAAGATGGAACGGATGAAATCATTTCTACAAGATCAAAAACGTTCCAAAAATTAGATGTGAATTTAGATGCAATGCCACTTCAAGATTTATTTGGTTTAATTAAAGATAATCCTGGGTTATTACGTCGTCCCATTATTATTGATGAAAAACGTTTACAAGTTGGTTATAATGAAGATGAAATTCGACGTTTCCTTCCAAGAAGGGTAAGAACATTTCAATTGCGTGAAGCGCAGCGCATGGTCAATTAA
- the mecA gene encoding adaptor protein MecA, with protein MEIERINENTVKFYISYGDIEERGFDREEIWYNRERSEELFWEMMDEVHGEEDFVVEGPLWIQVQALDKGLEVLVTKAQLSKDGQKFELPIPNEKIKDIPVDGNIEEILDQHFNPNHSDEEDILLEEETLEFLLAFHDFEDIISLSNRAGLDDLVTKLYHFEGKYYLYTEFPEDIYEEDEIDNILSILLEYGYETQLTIHRVHEYGKEIISKDVFDELRKYFT; from the coding sequence ATGGAGATTGAACGCATTAATGAGAATACTGTGAAGTTCTATATTTCCTATGGTGACATTGAAGAAAGAGGCTTTGATCGTGAGGAAATTTGGTACAATCGAGAGCGCAGTGAAGAACTCTTTTGGGAAATGATGGATGAGGTTCATGGTGAAGAGGATTTTGTCGTTGAAGGTCCACTTTGGATACAAGTCCAAGCACTTGACAAGGGTTTAGAGGTTCTTGTTACCAAAGCACAGCTTTCTAAAGATGGACAAAAGTTTGAGCTCCCCATTCCTAATGAAAAAATAAAAGACATTCCTGTAGATGGTAATATTGAAGAGATCTTAGATCAGCATTTTAATCCAAATCATTCCGATGAAGAAGACATATTGCTCGAGGAAGAGACATTAGAATTTCTGCTTGCATTTCATGACTTTGAAGATATCATCAGCTTATCGAATCGAGCAGGTTTAGATGATCTAGTAACAAAACTTTATCACTTTGAAGGAAAATATTATTTATATACAGAATTTCCGGAAGATATATATGAAGAAGATGAAATTGATAATATTCTTAGTATCTTACTCGAATACGGTTATGAGACACAGCTTACAATTCATCGTGTTCATGAGTATGGAAAAGAAATTATTTCTAAAGATGTTTTTGATGAACTGCGAAAATATTTTACCTAA
- the cls gene encoding cardiolipin synthase, whose amino-acid sequence MKNTVRVVIFLAVLSGLLFFFKDQLESGIFGFLSVLISLSVIFIGFVIFLENRHPTQTITWLVVLGSFPLIGFIFYLLFGRNYRKEKMFRKKYFLDKQAFLTVEGEDDPRNEEKLSLMGEHHGKLFNLAQKLGNSPISFDTATKVLTNGEETFSQIIEQLKRARHHIHLEYYIVRHDHIGQEIKDILINKANEGVKVRFLYDAVGSWQLSKNYINELKNAGIETVPFGPVKLPFLNNKFNFRNHRKIIVIDGTIGFVGGLNIGDEYLGRDKDIGYWRDTHLMLKGEAVRTLQLIFLQDWYYMTNHSFLTAEYLSPQLDHKSHGGVQLIAGGPDNEWSVIKNIFFSMIASAKKTVWIASPYFIPDEDIFSAIKVAALSGVDVRLLVPNRPDKRIVFHASRSYFTELLEAGVKVYEYERGFMHSKIVIVDDELASIGTSNMDMRSFHLNFEVNAFLFRTKSTEKLVEEYINDLEYAKQLELKTFQERHIGLRLLESTARLLSPLL is encoded by the coding sequence TTGAAAAACACTGTAAGGGTGGTTATATTTTTAGCAGTATTGTCCGGACTCTTGTTTTTCTTTAAGGATCAATTAGAAAGTGGAATTTTTGGATTCTTAAGTGTTTTAATTTCGCTTTCCGTTATTTTTATTGGATTTGTGATATTTCTTGAAAATCGTCATCCAACCCAAACTATTACTTGGTTGGTTGTATTAGGGAGCTTTCCGCTAATTGGTTTTATTTTTTATCTTTTATTTGGACGTAATTATCGGAAAGAGAAGATGTTTAGAAAGAAGTATTTCCTTGATAAACAAGCATTTCTCACAGTAGAAGGGGAAGATGACCCGAGAAATGAAGAAAAGCTCAGTTTAATGGGTGAACATCACGGGAAGCTATTTAATTTGGCTCAAAAACTTGGGAACAGCCCTATTTCCTTTGATACCGCTACAAAGGTATTAACCAATGGAGAAGAAACCTTTAGTCAAATTATTGAACAATTGAAAAGGGCACGACATCATATTCATCTCGAATATTATATAGTTCGTCACGATCATATCGGCCAGGAAATAAAAGATATTTTAATTAATAAGGCCAATGAAGGAGTTAAGGTTCGCTTTTTGTATGATGCCGTAGGCTCATGGCAACTATCAAAAAACTACATTAATGAATTGAAAAATGCCGGAATTGAAACGGTCCCGTTTGGCCCAGTAAAATTGCCTTTCTTAAATAATAAATTTAATTTCCGGAATCATCGTAAAATCATTGTAATTGATGGAACAATCGGTTTTGTGGGCGGATTAAATATTGGGGACGAGTATTTAGGGAGAGACAAGGATATTGGCTATTGGCGAGATACACATTTAATGCTAAAAGGGGAAGCTGTTCGGACACTTCAGCTTATCTTTTTGCAAGATTGGTATTATATGACAAATCATAGTTTTTTGACAGCGGAATACTTATCACCCCAATTAGATCATAAAAGCCACGGAGGTGTTCAACTTATTGCCGGCGGCCCTGATAATGAATGGAGCGTTATTAAAAATATCTTCTTCTCGATGATTGCTTCTGCAAAAAAAACGGTTTGGATTGCTTCACCGTATTTTATTCCGGATGAAGATATTTTTTCAGCCATCAAAGTCGCCGCACTAAGCGGTGTAGATGTGAGGCTGCTTGTACCGAACCGTCCTGATAAACGAATTGTTTTTCATGCTTCACGATCTTATTTCACTGAGCTTCTGGAAGCGGGAGTTAAGGTATATGAATATGAACGAGGTTTTATGCATAGTAAAATCGTAATCGTTGATGATGAACTTGCTTCAATCGGGACGTCCAATATGGATATGCGAAGTTTTCACTTGAATTTCGAGGTGAATGCATTCTTATTCCGGACAAAAAGTACAGAAAAGCTTGTTGAAGAATATATTAATGACCTTGAATATGCCAAACAGCTAGAATTAAAAACGTTTCAAGAACGTCATATTGGCCTTAGATTATTGGAGTCAACAGCACGGTTACTATCACCACTTTTATAA
- a CDS encoding competence protein CoiA produces the protein MLTARTKTGKKLCLGLNYKKETLMSYRSKEEFVCPICGESVVLKLGDQRIFHFAHKRGSTCRDSFENESYEHLEGKRQLFQWLIRQGIPAEIEYYDSEIQQRPDIMFKHNGNKYALEYQCSTIPGMDFNKRTKTYLENGYTPLWIISSCHIHQKKKDIISLSTFQYLFLRSTSSGNLYIPAYCPEKHLFQLVESITSFSIKNAFAKYSFIPQHNIELDGLLEPYQKNQFNLSSWKAETEKFIFNWGLHPQPSQKVFLHEIYSRGLNLFLLPPEIGLPVAHALLLQTPPIIWQTYFYLDVLANKNPGDFITFQEVTIHFNKRKRKFEILIRTLPQLQQLNPILPLIEYVQTLEHLGILTRKKDSVYQLQRRIVIPRSNSESEEVKLRFYQKNSNILLKNN, from the coding sequence TTGCTAACCGCACGTACAAAAACAGGTAAAAAACTTTGTCTCGGTCTTAATTATAAAAAGGAAACCCTGATGAGTTATCGCAGTAAGGAAGAATTTGTTTGTCCCATCTGTGGAGAGAGTGTAGTACTTAAATTAGGAGATCAGCGGATTTTTCACTTTGCACATAAACGTGGAAGCACATGCCGAGATAGTTTTGAAAATGAATCATATGAACATCTCGAAGGGAAACGGCAACTTTTTCAATGGCTTATAAGACAAGGGATTCCGGCAGAAATTGAATACTATGACAGTGAAATTCAGCAGCGGCCTGACATAATGTTTAAACATAATGGAAACAAATATGCATTAGAGTATCAATGTTCAACCATACCGGGAATGGATTTTAATAAAAGGACTAAAACGTATTTGGAAAATGGTTATACCCCACTATGGATCATCTCCAGTTGTCACATCCACCAAAAAAAGAAAGACATCATCTCATTATCCACTTTTCAATATTTATTTTTACGAAGTACTTCTTCAGGAAATCTTTATATTCCTGCTTATTGCCCCGAAAAGCATCTATTTCAATTGGTAGAATCGATTACCTCCTTCTCGATAAAAAACGCATTTGCTAAGTATTCCTTTATTCCACAACACAATATTGAGTTAGATGGGCTATTAGAACCTTATCAAAAGAACCAGTTTAATTTATCAAGCTGGAAAGCAGAGACTGAAAAGTTTATCTTCAATTGGGGACTTCATCCGCAGCCGAGTCAAAAAGTATTTCTCCATGAGATTTATAGCCGAGGCCTTAATCTTTTCCTATTACCTCCTGAAATTGGTCTTCCAGTAGCACATGCATTACTATTACAAACACCTCCAATCATTTGGCAAACCTATTTCTATCTTGATGTATTAGCCAATAAGAACCCTGGCGATTTCATAACTTTTCAAGAGGTAACCATTCATTTTAACAAGAGAAAAAGAAAATTCGAAATATTGATAAGAACCCTTCCACAACTACAGCAGTTAAACCCAATCTTACCACTTATTGAATATGTACAAACCTTGGAACACCTGGGAATACTGACACGAAAAAAAGACTCTGTATATCAACTACAACGAAGGATCGTTATACCAAGGTCAAATAGTGAAAGTGAAGAAGTAAAACTGCGTTTTTATCAAAAAAATAGCAATATCCTTCTAAAAAACAATTGA
- the pepF gene encoding oligoendopeptidase F has translation MANETAVKSLPARSEIAVEDTWNLEDIFASDQEWEKEFQEVKNQIPGIKEFEGKLGESAETLYNALQFQDKLLERIGKLYTYSHMRYDQDTTNSFYQGLDDRMKNLYSQAASQLAFIVPEILSIDESKVTGFLNEKQELKLYEHALEEINLQRPHVLSAEQEALLAEAGEVMDASSNTFGMLNNADLQFPTIKDENGEEVEVTHGRYSRFLESGDQRVRRDAFKAVYKTYGDFKNTFSSTLSGNVKKDNFNARVRKYDSARHAALSANNIPESVYDNLVNTVTENLHLLHRYVKLRKKVLGLEELHMYDLYTPLVKDVKMPIEYDEAKDLVIKGLAPLGEEYVKILKEGFENRWVDVHENKGKRSGAYSSGAYGTHPYILMNWQDNVNNLFTLAHEFGHSVHSYYTRKAQPYPYGNYSIFVAEVASTCNEALLNDYLLKTIDDEQKRIYLLNHYLEGFRGTVFRQTMFAEFEHLIHQMAQNNEALTADALTKAYYELNKKYFGEEDIVIDEEIGLEWARIPHFYYNYYVYQYATGFSAATALSKQILEEGEPAVKRYIEEFLSAGSSDYPIEVLKKAGVDMTSADPIKNACKVFEEKLNELEQLLI, from the coding sequence ATGGCAAATGAAACCGCTGTAAAATCTCTACCGGCTAGAAGTGAAATCGCTGTGGAAGACACGTGGAATTTAGAAGATATTTTTGCAAGTGATCAAGAATGGGAAAAAGAGTTTCAAGAGGTAAAAAATCAAATTCCAGGGATTAAAGAATTTGAAGGGAAATTAGGAGAGAGTGCGGAGACACTCTATAATGCGCTACAGTTCCAAGATAAACTGTTAGAACGAATTGGAAAGCTCTATACATACTCACATATGCGCTACGATCAAGACACGACCAATTCTTTTTATCAAGGGCTAGATGACAGAATGAAGAATCTCTACTCTCAGGCAGCGAGTCAGTTAGCGTTTATTGTTCCTGAAATTCTTTCAATTGACGAAAGCAAAGTTACAGGTTTCCTCAATGAGAAACAGGAGTTAAAACTATATGAACATGCGTTGGAGGAGATTAATCTTCAAAGGCCACACGTGCTGAGTGCGGAGCAAGAAGCCCTTTTAGCAGAAGCAGGAGAAGTGATGGACGCCTCGAGCAACACCTTTGGGATGCTGAATAATGCCGATCTTCAATTTCCAACCATTAAAGATGAGAATGGTGAAGAGGTTGAAGTGACCCACGGCCGTTACAGCCGTTTCTTGGAAAGCGGAGATCAGCGGGTACGCCGCGATGCCTTTAAAGCTGTTTATAAAACGTATGGAGATTTTAAAAATACTTTTTCAAGCACGTTAAGCGGAAATGTGAAAAAGGACAACTTTAATGCAAGAGTTAGAAAATATGATTCAGCAAGACATGCCGCCCTTTCTGCAAACAATATTCCGGAAAGTGTTTATGATAATCTTGTCAATACAGTGACCGAAAATCTTCACCTATTACATCGCTATGTTAAGCTTCGTAAAAAAGTGTTAGGTTTAGAGGAGCTGCACATGTATGACTTATATACCCCGTTAGTAAAAGATGTGAAAATGCCGATCGAATACGATGAGGCAAAGGATTTAGTCATTAAGGGACTGGCACCATTAGGCGAGGAATATGTGAAAATCTTAAAAGAAGGTTTTGAAAATCGCTGGGTTGATGTTCACGAAAATAAAGGGAAGCGCAGTGGTGCATACTCTTCTGGAGCATATGGGACACATCCATATATTTTAATGAATTGGCAGGATAATGTGAATAATTTATTTACATTAGCCCATGAATTTGGCCATTCCGTGCATAGTTACTATACACGGAAAGCTCAGCCATATCCGTACGGTAACTATTCGATTTTCGTTGCTGAAGTAGCCTCCACCTGTAATGAGGCACTATTAAATGATTACCTGTTAAAAACAATTGATGATGAGCAAAAGCGCATTTACCTCCTAAATCATTATTTAGAAGGCTTTAGAGGAACTGTGTTCCGCCAGACAATGTTTGCTGAGTTTGAGCATCTCATTCATCAAATGGCACAAAATAATGAGGCATTAACTGCCGATGCTTTAACAAAGGCCTATTATGAACTGAATAAAAAGTATTTTGGAGAAGAGGATATTGTGATTGATGAGGAAATCGGTTTAGAATGGGCAAGAATTCCGCATTTCTATTACAATTACTATGTTTATCAGTACGCAACAGGCTTCAGTGCAGCTACCGCTCTTAGTAAGCAGATTTTAGAAGAAGGCGAGCCTGCTGTCAAACGGTATATTGAGGAGTTCCTAAGTGCCGGAAGCTCAGATTACCCAATTGAAGTACTTAAAAAAGCGGGAGTTGACATGACAAGTGCCGATCCAATTAAAAATGCTTGTAAAGTGTTTGAAGAGAAACTGAACGAATTAGAACAATTATTAATATAA
- a CDS encoding ClpXP adapter SpxH family protein, with amino-acid sequence MKIVSNSKSPGAKKRCSGGDKKPIEIYMFIDPLCPECWALEPILKKLHIEYGRYFSIKHVLSGRLADLNLSKKKNYENIAQVWEMTASRTGMSCDGSLWLENPVDNPYTVSIALKAAELQGRRAGLRFLRRIQEMLFLEKQNTSNLEVLKECANSSGLDVEEFMADIHSESAAKAFQCDLKITSEMDVYEIPTLVFFNENTEDEGIKITGSYPYEVYVQILEEMLSEKPVQSPPPSLETFMKFFKFVASKEIAVVYNMSISQIEREMKKLLLKQVVEQIPAKYGTFWRYIEE; translated from the coding sequence GTGAAAATCGTGAGTAATTCTAAATCACCCGGAGCAAAGAAACGTTGCAGCGGCGGTGATAAAAAACCAATTGAAATATATATGTTCATTGATCCGCTTTGCCCTGAATGCTGGGCACTTGAGCCGATTTTAAAGAAACTGCATATTGAATATGGAAGGTATTTTTCAATTAAACATGTGTTAAGCGGACGGTTAGCGGATTTAAATTTGAGCAAGAAAAAGAACTATGAAAATATTGCTCAAGTCTGGGAAATGACAGCGAGCAGAACGGGCATGTCCTGTGATGGAAGCTTGTGGTTAGAAAACCCTGTAGATAACCCTTATACTGTTTCGATTGCCCTGAAAGCTGCCGAATTACAAGGCAGACGCGCGGGTCTCCGTTTTCTCCGGAGAATTCAGGAAATGCTGTTTTTAGAAAAGCAGAATACTTCTAATCTTGAGGTATTAAAGGAATGTGCCAATAGTTCAGGCTTGGATGTTGAAGAATTTATGGCAGATATCCATTCTGAGAGTGCAGCGAAAGCCTTTCAATGTGATTTGAAAATCACCTCCGAAATGGATGTTTATGAAATTCCTACCCTCGTGTTTTTTAATGAAAATACCGAGGATGAAGGGATTAAAATTACTGGTTCCTATCCTTATGAGGTGTATGTCCAAATATTAGAGGAAATGCTTTCTGAAAAGCCAGTACAATCTCCTCCGCCTTCATTAGAAACATTTATGAAATTTTTTAAATTTGTTGCCTCGAAGGAAATTGCCGTAGTCTATAATATGTCGATTTCACAAATTGAACGGGAAATGAAGAAATTGCTTTTAAAGCAAGTGGTGGAACAAATTCCGGCCAAGTACGGAACATTTTGGCGGTATATTGAAGAATAA